In Lycium ferocissimum isolate CSIRO_LF1 chromosome 11, AGI_CSIRO_Lferr_CH_V1, whole genome shotgun sequence, a single genomic region encodes these proteins:
- the LOC132037971 gene encoding protein OXIDATIVE STRESS 3-like, with protein MDEENQDSLSDFSEEGVFSNFSSSEDESSDPTSPNSSSGSSSNEHKIGALQNMSSLLQELPFKRGLSKHYNGKSQSFTSLSNVRSLEDMAKPENPYNKKLKSCKSYGVFLEGFKSDHLQSHVIRSSSSSRLSSKRGSCSSPRARRNGSFLGNNSSRPPVPPHRSTSTASFTSQTPLFA; from the exons ATGGATGAAGAAAATCAAGATTCTTTGTCTGATTTTTCTGAAGAAGGAGTTTTTAGTAATTTCTCTTCGTCAGAAGATGAATCATCTGATCCAACTTCTCCTAATTCTTCTTCTGGTAGTTCAAGCAATGAGCACAAAATTGGAGCTTTGCAAAATATGTCATCTCTTCTTCAAGAACTTCCCTTCAA GAGAGGCTTGTCAAAGCATTACAATGGGAAGTCACAATCATTCACATCTCTATCAAATGTGAGGAGCTTAGAGGATATGGCTAAACCTGAGAACCCATACAACAAGAAGCTCAAATCATGCAAAAGCTATGGAGTTTTCTTGGAAGGTTTCAAATCAGATCACTTGCAATCCCATGTTATAAGAAGCAGCAGTTCTTCAAGACTCAGCTCAAAGAGAGGCTCATGTTCATCACCAAGGGCAAGGAGAAATGGAAGCTTTCTTGGAAATAATAGTAGTAGACCTCCTGTTCCTCCACATAGATCAACTAGCACTGCCAGCTTTACAAGTCAAACCCCTTTATTTGCTTGA